Proteins encoded together in one Chelonoidis abingdonii isolate Lonesome George chromosome 1, CheloAbing_2.0, whole genome shotgun sequence window:
- the LOC116826892 gene encoding protocadherin-8-like, with product MSPDLTLSRAELSSLLLCLLAAGCLTEMVRYHTYEEDAPGTVIGVLWDDLQSSSGDRPLGSFWLMEQFSNSSLVRVREGDGQLSIGEEGIDRERLCGQSLQCVLAFDVVSFWQEQYRLVHVELEVRDINDNAPRFPQAHIPLEVSESAAPGTRLPLEIAVDPDVGSNSIQSFQLSRNSHFGIEAQPRADGGKSAELVLLQELDRETQAAYTLELVAQDGGSPARAGTATVSVRVLDANDNSPAFPQGSVTVELGEDAPRGSLLLDLDAADPDEGPNGEIVYGFGSQVPAEARQLFRLDPLSGRLTLEGPVDYERQRTYELDVQAQDRGASPLAATCKVIVRLADVNDNAPGISISPLSGAPAGAGVAYVSEAAARDSFVALVSTSDRDSGPNGQVRCALYGHEHFALQRAYADSYVLVTAAPLDRERVAEYNLTLVAEDLGSPPFKSVRQYTVRVSDENDNAPLFSKPVYEVAVLENNPPGAYLATVVARDPDLGRNGKVLYRLLETESPGGGPGSALVSVDPRSGSVRARQPLDCEELPLVEAEIEACDGGAPQLCQRARLRLRVVDQNDNAPVITSPPLANGSAELPLPASAPAGYLIARFAASDADQGANSELSYSLLGGAHPVVALNRDTGELALRRRLPGGAAGAAFPLIVAVHDGGRPSLSCTAAVRLVPTDTLPSSVEIVVVQPSAEELQLQPSLDLSVVLIAVLAGGCGLLLIAIIAVASTCRRSKSHFQPGPEEQGRGKEARLLKGSGSQAGSSYSGQAGSCQLSVATESDNPSDTSEAEESSRESLCHSAQERKARSRDSQGQVLVPFHPPCLWQERESALSLSSQSTPDQFSAKDSGKGDSEFNDSDSDISGEGLKRPPSQSAEKQVGTAACTDGQTYKETERYCRFYVHQSQTSKTIPLHYENDYTVAYSTPIYQPILQLGKPNFLPQQPKLKEYQVNIPKTERLQSVFERVLSDGPATPPTTLSRQYKGLNLPPQNTLLPSASEVATSF from the exons ATGTCTCCTGATCTCACACTGTCCAGAGCTGAACTAAGCTCTCTGCTGCTGTGtctcctggctgcagggtgcCTGACTGAGATGGTCAGGTACCACACGTACGAGGAAGACGCCCCCGGTACAGTCATTGGGGTGCTGTGGGACGATTTGCAGTCTAGCTCTGGGGACAGACCCCTCGGCAGTTTCTGGCTGATGGAGCAGTTCAGCAACAGCTCACTGGTCCGGGTGCGGGAGGGCGACGGGCAGCTGAGCATCGGCGAGGAAGGGATCGACCGGGAGCGGCTGTGCGGCCAGTCCCTCCAGTGCGTCCTGGCTTTCGACGTGGTGAGCTTCTGGCAGGAGCAGTACCGGCTGGTGCACGTGGAGCTGGAGGTGCGGGACATCAACGACAACGCGCCGCGCTTCCCCCAGGCGCACATCCCGCTCGAGGTGTCCGAGAGCGCCGCGCCCGGCACCCGCCTGCCGCTGGAGATCGCCGTGGACCCAGACGTGGGCTCCAACTCCATCCAGAGCTTCCAGCTCTCGCGCAACAGCCACTTCGGCATCGAGGCGCAGCCGCGGGCGGACGGCGGGAAGAGCGCCGAgctggtgctgctgcaggagctggacCGCGAGACCCAGGCCGCCTACACCCTGGAGCTGGTGGCCCAGGACGGCGGCAGCCCGGCCCGCGCGGGCACGGCCACGGTGAGCGTCCGGGTGCTGGACGCCAACGACAACAGCCCGGCCTTCCCGCAGGGCTCGGTCACGGTGGAGCTGGGCGAGGACGCGCCgcggggctccctgctgctggacctgGACGCGGCCGATCCCGACGAGGGGCCCAACGGGGAGATCGTCTACGGCTTCGGCAGCCAAGTGCCGGCCGAGGCGCGGCAGCTCTTCCGGCTGGACCCGCTCTCGGGCCGCCTGACGCTGGAGGGGCCGGTGGATTACGAGCGGCAGCGGACCTACGAGCTGGACGTGCAGGCGCAGGACCGGGGCGCCAGCCCCCTGGCGGCCACGTGCAAAGTCATCGTGCGCCTGGCCGACGTGAACGACAACGCGCCGGGCATCAGCATCAGCCCCCTGAGCGGCGCCCCCGCCGGCGCCGGGGTGGCCTACGTCAGCGAGGCGGCGGCGCGCGACAGCTTCGTGGCGCTGGTCAGCACCTCGGACAGGGACTCGGGCCCCAACGGGCAGGTGCGCTGCGCCCTCTACGGGCACGAGCACTTCGCGCTGCAGCGCGCCTACGCCGACAGCTACGTGCTCGTCACCGCCGCGCCGCTGGACCGCGAGCGCGTCGCCGAGTACAACCTGACCCTGGTGGCCGAGGACCTGGGCTCGCCGCCCTTCAAGAGCGTCCGGCAGTACACGGTGCGCGTGAGCGACGAGAACGACAACGCGCCGCTCTTCTCCAAGCCCGTCTACGAGGTGGCGGTGCTGGAGAACAACCCGCCGGGCGCCTACCTCGCCACCGTGGTGGCCCGGGACCCCGACCTGGGCCGCAACGGGAAGGTGCTTTACAGGCTGCTGGAAACAGAGAGCCCGGGCGGCGGCCCCGGGTCCGCTCTGGTCTCTGTGGATCCCCGCAGCGGGTCCGTCCGCGCCCGGCAGCCCCTGGACTGCGAGGAGCTGCCGCTGGTGGAGGCGGAGATCGAAGCCTGCGACGGGGGCGCCCCGCAGCTGTGCCAGCGGGCCCGCCTCAGGCTCCGGGTGGTGGATCAGAACGACAACGCCCCGGTCATCACCTCCCCGCCGCTGGCCAACGGCTCCGCCGAGCTGCCGCTGCCCGCCAGCGCCCCCGCCGGGTACCTGATCGCCCGCTTCGCGGCCAGCGACGCGGACCAAGGCGCGAACTCCGAGCTCTCCTACTCCCTCCTGGGCGGTGCCCACCCGGTGGTCGCCCTGAACCGGGACACCGGGGAGCTGGCCCTGCGGAGGAGGCTGCCCGGAGGGGCCGCGGGAGCCGCCTTCCCGCTTATCGTCGCTGTCCACGACGGCGGGAGGCCGTCGCTGTCCTGCACAGCCGCCGTTCGGCTCGTTCCCACGGACACACTCCCCTCTAGCGTGGAGATCGTGGTCGTGCAGCCCTCGGcggaggagctgcagctgcagcccagcctggATCTCTCCGTGGTCCTCATCGCTGTGCTGGCCGGAGGCTGCGGCTTGCTGTTGATCGCTATCATCGCCGTTGCCTCCACCTGCAGGAGGAGCAAGAGTCACTTCCAACCTGGGCCCGAAGAGCAGGGGAGAGGCAAGGAAGCCAGGCTGCTGAAGGGCTCGGGCTCCCAGGCAGGGAGCTCCTACTCGGGCCAGGCAGGCTCCTGCCAGCTCTCTGTTGCCACTGAGTCTGATAACCCCAGTGACACTTCCGAGGCcgaggagagcagcagagagtccttgTGTCATTCTGCCCAAGAGAGGAAAGCCAGGAGCAGAGACTCCCAG GGTCAAGTTCTTGTTCCTTTTCATCCCCCATGTCTTTGGCAGGAGCGAGAATCTGCTTTGAGTTTAAG CTCCCAGTCAACTCCTGATCAGTTTAGTGCGAAAGACAGTGGGAAAGGAGATAGCGAGTTTAATGATAGTGATTCTGATATCAGTGGTGAGGGGTTAAAGAGGCCACCTTCACAGTCAGCTGAAAAGCAAGTTG GTACTGCAGCCTGTACAGATGGACAGAcctacaaggaaacagaaagatattGTAGATTTTATGTCCACCAGTCCCAAACAAGCAAAACCATCCCATTGCATTATGAAAATGATTATACAGTTGCATATTCTACACCAATTTATCAGCCCATCCTTCAGCTTGGGAAGCCCAATTTTCTTCCACAACAGCCAAAGCTGAAAGAGTATCAAGTTAATATTCCTAAAACTGAAAGACTACAAAGTGTATTTGAAAGAGTTCTAAGTGATGGGCCAGCAACACCACCAACCACTCTGTCAAGACAGTATAAGGGACTAAATCTCCCTCCACAGAACACTTTACTCCCCAGTGCCTCTGAAGTAGCAACATCATTCTGA